The Desulfuromonas versatilis genome has a segment encoding these proteins:
- a CDS encoding ABC transporter permease, whose amino-acid sequence MSDPLIDRNTAPERAPQAGAFSAFLRRDFYSGWRLVILLVAVLVIAPMSVVFFSWLDPATEIWKHLAETLLAELLVNTFWLVIGVTTGTVLLGVSLAWLTAVCDFPGRKVFSWALLLPLAVPTYVLAFVSLGLFDFAGPVQTRLRAWFGSSAWFPDMRSTAGVVAVMTLALYPYVYLLTRNAFLTQGKRMLEAAESLGCSPWRAFFKVVLPMARPWIAGGALLVIMEALADFGAVSIFNYDTFTTAIYKAWFGFFSLPAAAQLSSLLVLIVFAIIAFEQWLRSRMRFTAARLSPTGERVQLGRTARWLACAYALAVLSVAFIVPLLQLLVWTLKVFHREFDSRYLQLLTHSLTLGLSAALLVSITALVLAYANRRHGDRLTRGLVRTANLGYALPGTVLAVGIFIPVAALDNTLISLAHKLFGLEIGMLLQGTIFIMLLAYLVRFMAAGFKPIDGAMHRVTPSIDEAARLLGLRGLKLLARIHLPMLRGGVLTAATLVFVDVMKEMPITLMTRPFGWDTFAVKIFELTSEGEWERAALPALTLLLSGLVPIILLMRHTEK is encoded by the coding sequence ATGTCCGATCCTCTGATCGATCGAAACACTGCACCCGAAAGGGCACCGCAAGCCGGTGCCTTTTCGGCGTTTTTGCGCCGCGACTTCTACAGCGGCTGGCGCCTGGTCATCCTGCTGGTGGCGGTGCTGGTCATCGCCCCCATGTCGGTGGTCTTCTTCTCCTGGCTCGACCCCGCCACCGAGATCTGGAAGCACCTGGCCGAAACCCTGCTCGCCGAGCTGCTGGTCAACACCTTCTGGCTGGTCATCGGCGTGACCACCGGGACGGTGCTGCTCGGGGTGAGCCTGGCCTGGCTGACGGCGGTGTGCGATTTTCCCGGCCGCAAGGTTTTCTCCTGGGCCCTGCTGCTGCCCCTGGCGGTGCCGACCTACGTGCTGGCCTTCGTCAGCCTCGGCCTGTTCGATTTCGCCGGCCCGGTACAGACCCGGCTGCGCGCCTGGTTCGGCAGCTCGGCCTGGTTTCCCGATATGCGTTCGACCGCCGGGGTGGTGGCGGTGATGACCCTGGCCCTCTACCCCTATGTCTACCTGCTGACCCGCAACGCCTTTCTGACCCAGGGCAAGCGGATGCTCGAGGCGGCCGAGTCCCTCGGCTGCTCGCCGTGGCGGGCGTTTTTCAAGGTGGTCCTGCCCATGGCCCGGCCCTGGATCGCCGGCGGCGCCCTGCTGGTGATCATGGAGGCGCTGGCCGACTTCGGCGCCGTCTCCATCTTCAACTACGACACCTTCACCACCGCCATCTACAAGGCCTGGTTCGGCTTCTTCTCCCTGCCCGCCGCGGCCCAGCTCTCATCCCTGCTGGTGTTGATCGTCTTCGCCATCATCGCCTTCGAGCAGTGGCTGCGCTCGCGGATGCGCTTCACCGCGGCCCGCCTCAGCCCCACCGGCGAGCGGGTCCAGCTCGGCCGGACCGCCCGCTGGCTGGCCTGCGCCTACGCGCTGGCGGTTCTCTCGGTCGCCTTCATCGTTCCGCTGCTGCAGCTGCTGGTCTGGACCCTCAAGGTCTTTCACCGCGAGTTCGACAGCCGCTACCTGCAGTTGCTGACCCATTCACTGACCCTCGGCCTGAGCGCGGCGCTGCTGGTCAGCATCACCGCGCTGGTGCTGGCCTACGCCAACCGCCGCCACGGCGACCGCCTCACCCGCGGCCTGGTGCGCACCGCCAACCTCGGCTACGCCCTGCCGGGCACGGTGCTGGCGGTCGGCATCTTCATCCCCGTGGCCGCTCTCGACAACACCTTGATCTCCCTGGCGCACAAGCTGTTCGGCCTGGAGATCGGCATGCTGCTCCAGGGGACGATTTTCATCATGCTGCTCGCCTACCTGGTGCGTTTCATGGCCGCGGGTTTCAAGCCCATCGACGGCGCCATGCACCGGGTCACCCCGAGCATCGACGAAGCGGCCCGCCTGCTCGGCCTGCGCGGGTTGAAACTGTTGGCGCGCATCCACCTGCCGATGCTGCGCGGCGGCGTGCTGACCGCCGCCACCCTGGTGTTCGTCGACGTCATGAAGGAGATGCCCATCACCCTGATGACCCGCCCCTTCGGCTGGGACACCTTTGCGGTGAAGATCTTCGAGCTGACCTCCGAGGGCGAATGGGAGCGGGCCGCCCTGCCGGCGCTGACCCTGCTGCTGAGCGGGCTGGTGCCGATCATCCTGCTGATGCGGCATACGGAGAAGTAA
- a CDS encoding ABC transporter ATP-binding protein has product MTDNILELDGISQAYGQHLVVKNLSLRLVKGQIGCLLGESGCGKTTVLRTIAGFEPLLAGQIRLAGQEVSRPGWSLPPAKRAIGMVFQDYALFPHLTIFDNVAFGLKGLDRAAKVIRVNEMLELVGLGGSQAKYPHEISGGQQQRVALARALAPRPNLLLMDEPFSNLDVTLRERLSMEVRDILKAYGATALFVTHNQQEAFAVADQIGVMRDGTLLQWSNGHQLYHHPADPGVARFVGEGVLLPGVVRSERQVETGLGMLNGSFSAPCSGGCAVDVLVRPEDVVHDDASPVKAEVVRRYFRGANVLYSLRLASGDLVQALVPSHCDHAPGEKIGIRQDVRHIVLFPKGG; this is encoded by the coding sequence ATGACCGACAACATCCTCGAACTCGACGGCATCTCCCAGGCCTACGGCCAGCACCTGGTGGTGAAGAATCTCTCCCTGCGCCTGGTCAAGGGGCAGATCGGCTGCCTGCTCGGCGAAAGCGGCTGCGGCAAGACCACGGTGCTGCGCACCATCGCCGGTTTCGAGCCGCTGCTGGCCGGGCAGATCCGCCTGGCCGGGCAGGAGGTCAGCCGCCCCGGCTGGTCGCTTCCCCCCGCCAAGCGAGCCATCGGCATGGTGTTCCAGGATTATGCGCTGTTCCCCCACCTGACCATCTTCGATAACGTCGCCTTCGGTCTCAAGGGCCTGGACCGGGCGGCCAAGGTCATCCGGGTCAACGAGATGCTCGAGCTGGTCGGCCTCGGCGGCTCCCAGGCCAAGTACCCCCATGAGATCTCCGGCGGCCAGCAGCAGCGCGTGGCCCTGGCCCGGGCCCTGGCCCCGCGGCCGAACCTGCTGCTGATGGACGAGCCCTTCTCCAACCTCGACGTGACCCTGCGCGAGCGGCTCTCCATGGAGGTGCGCGACATCCTCAAGGCCTACGGCGCCACCGCCCTGTTCGTCACCCACAACCAGCAGGAGGCCTTCGCCGTCGCCGACCAGATCGGCGTCATGCGCGACGGCACCCTGCTGCAGTGGAGCAACGGCCACCAGCTCTACCATCACCCCGCCGACCCCGGCGTGGCCCGCTTCGTCGGCGAGGGGGTGCTGCTGCCCGGGGTGGTGCGCAGCGAGCGGCAGGTGGAGACCGGCCTCGGCATGCTCAACGGCAGTTTCAGCGCCCCCTGCAGCGGCGGCTGCGCGGTGGACGTGCTGGTGCGCCCCGAGGACGTGGTCCACGACGACGCCAGCCCGGTCAAGGCCGAGGTGGTGCGTCGCTATTTCCGGGGCGCCAACGTGCTTTACAGCCTGCGCCTGGCCAGCGGCGACCTGGTCCAGGCCCTGGTCCCCAGCCACTGCGACCACGCCCCCGGCGAAAAGATCGGCATCCGCCAGGATGTGCGGCATATCGTGCTGTTTCCCAAAGGCGGCTGA